From one Bos javanicus breed banteng chromosome 15, ARS-OSU_banteng_1.0, whole genome shotgun sequence genomic stretch:
- the LOC133261195 gene encoding olfactory receptor 10A3-like, which produces MKRQNQSSVVEFILLGFSNFPELQEQLFVVFLVVYLVTLMGNVIIIVVISLEQSLHVPLYLFLQNLSVVDMGISAVIMPVMLVILSTEKMRIFTAGCFAQMYFILLFGVTECFLLGAMAFDRFTAICHPLSYPMIMNKMVFMKLVTFSWVSGITVATMQTTWVFSFPFCGSSEINHLFCETPPVLELACADTFLFEIYAFTGTILTVIVPFSLILLSYVRILFAILKMPSTTGRQKAFSTCASHLTSVTLFYGTANMTYLQPKSGYSPETKKLMSLAYTLLTPLLNPLIYSLRNSEMKRALMKLWRRKVDLHTF; this is translated from the coding sequence ATGAAAAGACAAAACCAAAGCTCTGTGGTTGAATTCATCCTCCTGGGCTTTTCTAACTTCCCTGAACTCCAAGAGCAGCTCTTTGTGGTTTTCTTGGTGGTTTACCTCGTGACTCTGATGGGAAATGTAATCATTATAGTCGTCATCTCCCTGGAACAGAGCCTGCATGTCCCCTTGTACCTGTTCCTCCAGAACTTGTCTGTGGTGGATATGGGTATCAGTGCGGTCATTATGCCTGTTATGCTGGTGATCCTTTCCACTGAGAAGATGAGGATTTTTACAGCGGGCTGTTTTGCACAAATgtacttcattcttctttttggTGTGACTGAATGTTTTCTTCTGGGGGCAATGGCTTTTGACCGATTTACTGCAATCTGCCATCCTCTGAGCTACCCAATGATTATGAACAAAATGGTTTTCATGAAATTAGTTACATTCTCATGGGTCTCAGGGATCACAGTGGCTACTATGCAGACCACATGGGTGTTTAGTTTTCCCTTTTGTGGCTCCAGTGAAATTAATCATCTCTTCTGTGAGACTCCCCCAGTATTAGAGCTTGCATGTGCAGACACCTTTTTGTTTGAGATCTATGCATTCACTGGCACCATTCTGACAGTTATTGTTCCATTCTCGTTGATACTCTTGTCTTATGTTCGAATTCTCTTTGCCATCCTGAAGATGCCGTCAACCACTGGGAGGCAAAAGGCCTTTTCCACCTGTGCCTCCCATCTCACATCTGTTACCCTCTTCTATGGCACAGCCAATATGACTTACTTACAACCCAAATCTGGCTACTCCCCAGAAACCAAGAAGCTGATGTCCTTGGCTTACACGTTGCTCACACCTCTGCTGAATCCACTGATCTACAGCTTGCGAAACAGTGAGATGAAAAGAGCTTTGATGAAATTATGGAGAAGAAAAGTGGATTTACATACATTCTGA
- the LOC133261196 gene encoding olfactory receptor 10A3-like produces the protein MKMQNQSSVVEFILLGFSNFPELQEQLFGAFLVVCLVTLMGNTIIIIVISLEQSLHVPLYLFLQNLSVVDMGISAVIMPVMLVILSTEKMRISILGCLVQMYFILTLGVTECFLLGVMAFDRFAAICHPLSYPMIMNKMVFMQLVTFSWISGITMATVQTTWVFSFPFCGSNEINHISCETPAVLELACADTFLFEIYAFTGTLLTVIVPFSLILLSYIRILFAILKMPSTTGKQKAFSTCASHLTSVTLFYGTASMTYLQPKSGYSPETKKLTSLAYSLLTPLLNPLIYSLRNSEMKRALMKIWQRKVALHTF, from the coding sequence ATGAAAATGCAAAACCAAAGCTCTGTGGTTGAATTCATCCTCTTGGGCTTTTCTAACTTCCCTGAACTCCAAGAGCAGCTCtttggggctttcttggtggtttGCCTAGTGACTCTGATGGGAAATACCATCATCATAATTGTCATCTCCCTGGAACAGAGCCTGCACGTCCCCTTGTACCTGTTCCTCCAGAACTTGTCTGTGGTGGATATGGGTATCAGTGCGGTCATTATGCCTGTTATGCTGGTGATCCTTTCCACTGAGAAGATGAGGATTTCTATTTTGGGCTGCCTTGTACAAATGTATTTCATACTCACTCTTGGTGTGACTGAATGTTTTCTTCTGGGGGTAATGGCTTTTGACCGATTTGCTGCAATCTGCCATCCTCTGAGCTACCCAATGATTATGAACAAAATGGTTTTCATGCAATTAGTTACATTCTCATGGATCTCAGGGATCACAATGGCTACGGTGCAGACCACATGGGTGTTTAGTTTTCCCTTTTGTGGCTCCAATGAAATTAATCATATCTCTTGTGAAACTCCAGCAGTGCTAGAGCTTGCATGTGCAGACACCTTTTTGTTTGAGATCTATGCATTCACTGGCACCCTTCTGACAGTTATTGTTCCATTCTCGTTGATACTCTTGTCTTACATTCGAATTCTCTTTGCCATCCTGAAGATGCCATCAACCACTGGGAAGCAAAAGGCCTTTTCCACCTGTGCCTCCCATCTCACATCTGTTACCCTCTTCTATGGCACAGCAAGCATGACTTACTTACAACCCAAATCTGGCTACTCCCCAGAAACCAAGAAGCTGACATCATTGGCTTACTCTCTTCTTACACCTCTGCTGAATCCACTGATCTACAGCTTGCGCAACAGTGAGATGAAAAGAGCTTTGATGAAAATATGGCAAAGAAAAGTGGCTTTGCATACATTTTGA
- the LOC133260941 gene encoding olfactory receptor 10A3: MKRQNQSSVVEFILLGFSNFPELQRQLFQVFLVIYLVTLIGNAIIIVVISLEQSLHVPMYLFLLNLSVVEVGFSAVIMPEMLVVLSSEKTVITFAGCFSQMYFILLFGGTECFLLGAMAYDRFAAICHPLSYPVTMNKRVFMKLITFSWVSGIIVATVQTTWVFSLPFCGPNEINHLSCETPPVLELACADTFLFEIYAFTGTILIVMVPFLLILLSYVRILFSILKMPSTTGRQKAFSTCASHLTSVTLFYGTANMTYLQPKSGYSPETKKLMSLAYSLLTPLLNPLIYSLRNSEMKRALMKLWQRKVDLHTFLN, translated from the coding sequence atgaaaaggcaaaatcaaaGCTCTGTGGTTGAATTCATCCTCTTGGGCTTTTCTAATTTCCCTGAACTCCAAAGGCAGCTCTTCCAGGTTTTCTTGGTTATTTACCTGGTGACTCTGATTGGAAATGCCATCATTATAGTTGTCATCTCATTGGAACAGAGCCTCCATGTTCCCATGTATCTATTTCTCCTGAACCTGTCTGTGGTGGAAGTAGGTTTCAGTGCAGTCATCATGCCTGAGATGCTGGTGGTCCTCTCCAGTGAAAAAACTGTGATCACTTTTGCAGGCTGTTTTTCACagatgtattttattcttctttttggtGGGACtgaatgttttcttctgggagCAATGGCTTATGACCGATTTGCTGCCATCTGCCATCCTCTGAGCTACCCAGTGACTATGAACAAAAGGGTTTTCATGAAATTGATTACATTCTCATGGGTCTCAGGGATCATAGTGGCTACTGTGCAGACCACATGGGTGTTTAGTTTACCCTTTTGTGGCCCCAATGAAATTAATCATCTTTCATGTGAGACTCCTCCAGTGTTAGAGCTTGCATGTGCAGACACCTTTTTATTTGAGATCTACGCATTCACTGGCACCATTTTGATTGTTATGGTTCCTTTCCTGTTGATACTCTTGTCTTACGTTCGAATTCTCTTTTCCATCTTAAAGATGCCATCAACCACTGGGAGGCAAAAGGCCTTTTCCACCTGTGCCTCCCATCTCACATCTGTTACCCTCTTCTATGGCACAGCCAATATGACTTACTTACAACCTAAATCTGGCTACTCCCCAGAAACCAAGAAGCTGATGTCCTTGGCTTACTCTCTTCTTACACCTCTGCTGAATCCACTGATATATAGCTTGCGCAACAGTGAGATGAAAAGAGCTTTGATGAAATTATGGCAAAGAAAAGTGgatttacatacatttttaaattaa